Proteins encoded within one genomic window of Alcanivorax sp. REN37:
- a CDS encoding alanine/glycine:cation symporter family protein, with translation MDALATQLELFSKHQLGPPLIFLIGGTGLYLMLRLRGLPLRRLGFALMQLVRGSDGHGTIGARAALAAALAATVGTGNIAGVATAIYSGGPGALVWMWLIGLVGMATKFAEAVLAVQFRQRDSRGEYVGGPMYYIRNGLGPRFAPLALIFAVLGTAAGFGIGNTVQANSVADSLHSAFGIPPLATGLTLMVLVGLVLLGGIRRLARVASWLVPVMALGYLLAGLVVLALHAEQLPAALALIFQSAFTGTAAAGGFAGATVWAAISFGVARGIFSNEAGMGSSPIAHASATTDHPVRQGTIAMLGVFIDTLVICTITGLTIVVTGAWQSGVTGAPLSALAFSSAFGAAGATFVSVALSVFAFTTLLGWSLYSERCAQYLFGVRAVVPFRVVWVLVIPAGAVMSLQLVWNAADVLNGLMAIPNLIALLLLSPIVIKLAREFFAK, from the coding sequence ATGGATGCACTGGCCACGCAACTGGAACTGTTTTCCAAACACCAACTCGGCCCGCCGTTGATCTTTCTGATCGGCGGTACCGGCCTGTACCTGATGCTGCGCCTGCGCGGGCTGCCACTACGGCGGCTAGGCTTTGCGCTGATGCAACTGGTGCGCGGCAGCGACGGCCACGGCACCATCGGTGCCCGCGCCGCACTGGCAGCAGCGCTGGCGGCCACGGTGGGCACCGGCAACATCGCCGGGGTGGCCACTGCAATCTATTCCGGCGGCCCCGGCGCCCTGGTCTGGATGTGGCTGATCGGGCTGGTGGGTATGGCCACCAAGTTTGCCGAGGCGGTGCTGGCCGTGCAGTTCCGCCAACGCGACAGCCGCGGGGAATATGTGGGCGGCCCGATGTACTACATCCGTAATGGTTTGGGTCCGCGGTTTGCGCCGCTGGCGTTGATCTTTGCGGTACTGGGCACGGCCGCCGGGTTCGGCATCGGCAACACGGTGCAGGCCAACTCGGTGGCCGACAGTCTGCACAGCGCGTTCGGCATACCGCCGCTGGCGACCGGTCTGACGCTGATGGTGCTGGTGGGGCTGGTGCTGCTGGGCGGCATTCGCCGCTTGGCGCGGGTAGCGTCATGGCTGGTGCCCGTGATGGCGCTGGGCTACCTGCTGGCCGGCTTGGTGGTACTGGCACTGCATGCCGAGCAACTGCCGGCCGCGCTGGCGCTGATCTTTCAGTCTGCGTTCACCGGCACCGCAGCGGCCGGCGGTTTTGCCGGCGCCACCGTGTGGGCGGCGATCAGCTTCGGGGTGGCACGCGGGATCTTCTCCAACGAGGCCGGCATGGGCAGCTCGCCAATTGCCCACGCCTCCGCCACCACTGATCACCCGGTACGTCAGGGCACCATTGCCATGCTCGGCGTGTTCATCGATACCTTGGTGATCTGCACCATCACCGGCCTCACCATAGTGGTCACCGGCGCGTGGCAGAGCGGTGTCACCGGGGCGCCGCTGTCGGCATTGGCGTTTTCGTCGGCGTTCGGCGCTGCCGGCGCCACCTTCGTGTCGGTAGCGCTGTCTGTGTTTGCCTTCACCACCTTGCTGGGTTGGAGCCTGTACAGCGAACGCTGCGCACAGTACCTGTTTGGCGTGCGTGCCGTGGTACCCTTTCGCGTCGTCTGGGTGCTGGTGATTCCTGCCGGCGCCGTCATGAGTCTGCAACTGGTGTGGAATGCGGCTGACGTGCTCAATGGCCTGATGGCCATTCCCAACCTCATTGCGCTGCTGTTGCTCAGTCCGATCGTGATCAAACTCGCCCGGGAGTTCTTTGCCAAATGA
- the nadC gene encoding carboxylating nicotinate-nucleotide diphosphorylase, translating into MTASTAPTLPEWARAALPLQVTHALEEDIGSGDITAELIPADAEAQARVITREPMVLAGQAWVDEVFAQLGGGVVLDWAAQDGDAVDAGATLFTLRGRTRTILTGERSALNFLQTLSAVATTARHYADRVAHTKVTLLDTRKTLPGLRTAQKYAVTCGGCANHRIGLYDAFLLKENHIAAHGSITAAVAQARALYPQRWVEVEVENFAELDEALAAGCDVIMLDNFDHDALRQAVAKVNGKVKLEASGGIEDDTLVAVAETGVDYISIGALTKHVRAIDLSLRLL; encoded by the coding sequence ATGACTGCTTCTACTGCCCCCACCCTGCCGGAATGGGCCCGTGCGGCGCTGCCGCTGCAAGTGACCCACGCCCTGGAAGAAGACATCGGCAGCGGCGACATCACCGCCGAATTGATTCCGGCCGATGCCGAAGCACAGGCACGGGTGATCACCCGCGAACCCATGGTGCTGGCCGGCCAAGCCTGGGTAGATGAAGTGTTCGCCCAACTGGGTGGCGGCGTGGTACTGGATTGGGCGGCACAGGATGGCGATGCGGTGGACGCCGGCGCCACCCTATTCACGCTGCGCGGGCGCACCCGCACCATCCTCACCGGCGAGCGCAGCGCGCTCAACTTCCTGCAAACGCTGTCTGCTGTGGCCACCACTGCGCGCCATTACGCCGATCGTGTGGCGCACACCAAGGTGACCCTGCTGGATACCCGCAAGACGCTGCCGGGCCTGCGCACCGCGCAAAAATACGCGGTCACCTGCGGCGGCTGCGCCAACCACCGCATCGGCCTTTACGATGCGTTTCTGCTCAAGGAAAACCACATTGCCGCTCACGGCTCCATCACCGCTGCCGTGGCTCAGGCGCGGGCGTTATACCCGCAGCGTTGGGTGGAAGTGGAAGTGGAAAACTTCGCTGAACTGGATGAAGCCCTGGCGGCCGGTTGCGACGTCATCATGCTCGACAACTTCGACCACGATGCGCTGCGCCAAGCGGTGGCCAAAGTGAACGGCAAGGTGAAGTTGGAAGCCTCCGGCGGCATCGAGGACGACACCCTGGTGGCGGTGGCGGAAACCGGTGTGGATTACATTTCCATCGGCGCTCTGACCAAACACGTGCGCGCCATCGACCTGTCACTGCGTCTGCTGTGA
- a CDS encoding benzoate/H(+) symporter BenE family transporter produces MSHSAVRRPALGRDLVPPITAGLLSVIVNYGGTFILVFQAAAAAGLSAEQTASWVWSVSIGVGVTGLLLSWFTRAPVITAWSTPAAAFLVTAMAAFPYAEAIGAYVVVAAAFLLLGLSGRFEQLIRMIPPGVAAGLLAGILLQFGLGAFASITLDPLLAGGLFLAYLVLKRFSARYAVVGLLVLGTAVLVMQARVDVSGLSLAFAQPMLTMPAWSAEALLGLAVPLFVLTLTGQYMPGMLVLRNDGYPTRADPIVSVTGLGSLLMAPFGAHGFNLAAITAALCTGPDAHQDPSRRWIAGVAAGVFYIVVGIFGVTLAALFMALPPTFIATLAGLALLGTLGSSLAAAMADAGTREASLITFLAAAANITLFGIGGAFWGLVLGLLAHAVLHGRAARR; encoded by the coding sequence ATGTCGCACTCTGCCGTACGGCGTCCCGCCTTGGGGCGCGATCTGGTTCCGCCGATCACCGCCGGACTGCTGTCAGTGATCGTCAATTACGGCGGCACCTTCATTCTGGTGTTCCAGGCGGCTGCCGCCGCCGGTCTGAGCGCCGAACAAACCGCGTCTTGGGTGTGGTCGGTGTCGATCGGGGTCGGCGTGACCGGCTTGCTGCTGAGCTGGTTCACCCGCGCGCCGGTGATTACCGCTTGGTCGACACCGGCGGCAGCGTTCCTAGTGACGGCGATGGCGGCATTTCCCTATGCCGAAGCAATCGGTGCCTATGTGGTGGTCGCCGCCGCGTTCCTGCTATTGGGGCTGTCGGGCCGGTTTGAGCAGTTGATCCGTATGATTCCGCCGGGCGTGGCGGCCGGGCTGTTGGCCGGTATTCTGCTGCAGTTCGGGCTGGGTGCCTTTGCCAGCATCACGCTGGACCCGCTGCTGGCTGGCGGTCTGTTCTTGGCCTATTTGGTGCTGAAGCGGTTCAGCGCCCGTTACGCGGTGGTGGGGCTGCTGGTGCTCGGCACCGCCGTGTTGGTGATGCAGGCGCGGGTGGATGTAAGTGGGCTGTCACTGGCGTTTGCCCAGCCGATGTTGACGATGCCGGCGTGGTCCGCTGAGGCATTACTGGGGCTGGCCGTGCCGCTGTTCGTGCTGACGCTGACCGGGCAATACATGCCCGGCATGCTGGTGCTGCGTAATGACGGCTACCCCACCCGTGCTGATCCGATTGTGTCGGTCACCGGCTTGGGCTCATTGCTGATGGCGCCGTTCGGTGCCCACGGCTTCAACCTAGCGGCGATTACCGCAGCGCTGTGCACCGGGCCGGACGCGCACCAAGATCCGTCGCGGCGCTGGATCGCCGGCGTGGCGGCCGGGGTGTTCTACATCGTGGTGGGTATTTTTGGGGTCACGCTGGCGGCGTTGTTCATGGCATTACCGCCGACCTTCATTGCTACGCTCGCGGGGCTGGCACTGCTCGGTACGCTGGGCAGCAGTTTGGCGGCGGCCATGGCGGATGCAGGCACCCGTGAGGCGTCGCTGATCACCTTCCTGGCGGCGGCCGCGAACATCACCTTGTTCGGCATTGGCGGGGCGTTCTGGGGCTTGGTGCTGGGGCTGCTGGCCCATGCCGTGCTGCATGGGCGTGCGGCACGCCGTTGA
- a CDS encoding PLP-dependent aminotransferase family protein, with translation MTFSLQSKGPNWPWESRCYTAKVDRSIPPHSPNEADHLFRHAQLESVKAWLLRPDQATLPRHARIQRALRALILDGALPVGTPLPATRALAQSLGVSRDTVENAYRQLHAEGFIERRVGSGSRVSQRARRRPPPPTVFAAPRLSQRGEALFRAGGVRDFASPRPFAPGVPETRLVPLRIWERLQRQVLRDYGSRALAHSPPQGLEPLRQAIADYVNLERGARATAEQVVVLTSSQQAMALCAQVLFDPGDGLFIEDPMYHGARRAFNAAGLALKPIPVDADGMQVELLLRTPEAARAVFLTPSHQFPTGATLSLERRLAVVDWARRHQGWIIEDDYDSEFHYAGQPTACVQGLDDGQRTLYIGTFTKSLFPGLRLGYLLLPPDLVAPMTVARTLQDGHSAPLAQLTLARFIEGGHFGTHVRAMRAIYAERLALLVSLLHQHLGNLLQPQVPAGGLQLPCLLAPELDEAEAVSAARRAGIDVLGLSTLSAGGHGRAGLLLGFAAYTAAEMDAGVKKLARALRRVRR, from the coding sequence ATGACATTCTCACTGCAAAGCAAAGGGCCGAATTGGCCGTGGGAAAGTCGCTGTTATACCGCTAAAGTGGACCGCTCTATCCCGCCACATTCACCCAATGAGGCAGACCATTTGTTCCGCCATGCCCAACTCGAATCGGTGAAAGCCTGGCTGCTGCGCCCGGACCAGGCCACGCTGCCCCGCCACGCTCGCATCCAGCGCGCCCTGCGCGCGCTGATCCTCGACGGTGCCCTGCCGGTGGGCACGCCGTTGCCGGCCACCCGCGCCCTGGCGCAGTCGCTGGGGGTGTCGCGGGACACGGTCGAAAACGCTTACCGCCAGCTGCATGCCGAAGGCTTTATTGAGCGGCGTGTCGGCAGTGGCAGCCGGGTATCGCAGCGGGCACGGCGCCGGCCACCGCCGCCCACCGTGTTCGCTGCCCCGCGCTTGAGCCAGCGTGGCGAGGCGCTGTTTCGCGCCGGCGGCGTGCGCGACTTCGCCAGCCCGCGCCCGTTCGCACCCGGCGTGCCGGAAACCCGGCTGGTGCCGCTGCGGATCTGGGAGCGCCTGCAGCGCCAAGTGCTGCGCGATTACGGCAGCCGGGCGCTGGCGCACAGCCCGCCGCAGGGGCTGGAACCGCTGCGGCAGGCCATCGCTGATTACGTCAATCTGGAGCGCGGCGCCCGCGCCACCGCGGAGCAGGTAGTGGTGCTGACCAGTTCACAGCAGGCCATGGCGCTGTGCGCGCAGGTGCTGTTCGATCCCGGCGACGGCCTGTTCATCGAAGACCCGATGTACCACGGTGCGCGCCGCGCCTTTAATGCCGCTGGGCTGGCGCTGAAGCCGATCCCGGTGGATGCCGACGGCATGCAGGTCGAACTGCTACTGCGCACTCCCGAAGCAGCGCGAGCGGTGTTTCTGACGCCCTCGCACCAGTTTCCCACCGGCGCCACGCTGTCACTGGAGCGGCGTTTGGCGGTGGTGGATTGGGCGCGCCGCCATCAGGGCTGGATCATCGAGGATGACTACGACAGCGAATTCCATTACGCCGGCCAGCCCACCGCCTGCGTGCAAGGGCTGGATGACGGCCAGCGCACGCTCTACATCGGCACCTTCACCAAATCGCTGTTTCCCGGTTTGCGGCTCGGCTATCTGCTGCTGCCGCCGGATTTGGTGGCGCCGATGACAGTGGCGCGCACCCTGCAGGACGGTCACAGCGCACCGCTGGCGCAATTAACGCTGGCGCGCTTCATCGAAGGCGGCCACTTCGGCACCCACGTCCGCGCCATGCGCGCCATCTACGCCGAGCGGCTGGCGCTGTTGGTGAGCCTGCTGCACCAGCACCTCGGCAACTTGCTGCAGCCGCAGGTACCGGCCGGCGGCTTGCAGCTGCCGTGCCTGTTGGCGCCGGAGCTGGATGAAGCGGAGGCGGTCAGCGCTGCGCGCCGCGCCGGCATTGATGTGCTGGGGCTGTCGACGCTGTCCGCCGGCGGCCACGGCCGCGCCGGCCTGCTG